CCTCGATCGTGACTGTCCGGACCTCGGACCCGTCAGCCGGGCGTGGACAACCGTTATTTCGGCTGTGAGCCACTTGTCTAGAGAAACACATCATGAGCACCGAAGCCAACAAAACGCTCGCCCGCCGCATGCAGGAAGACGTCTGGAACGAGGGGGACGTGGACGCGATCGACGATCTCCTCGCGGAGGACTTCGTCCAGCACTCCCCGTGGGAGCCGTCGGAGTTGCACGGCCGGGAGGCGTTCAAACAGCAGATCGGGGACTTCCACGCCGCGTTCCCCGATCTGCACGGAACGATCGACGACGTCGTCGCCGAGGGGGACACGGTCGCGAACCGGTTCACCATGCGCGCGACCCACCAGGGCGAGTTCATGGGCGTCGAGCCGACGGGAAACGAGGTCGAACTCGTCGGTACCATCTTCGCCCGCGTCGAGGACGGCAAGATCGCCGAGCGGTGGGTCGTCGACCACGTACTCGGGTTTCTCGAACAACTCGGGACGGTATCCGAGCGGTAGCGGCGCTGTTCGACTCGAAAGGTTATAGCGAGGGTGCCGACTAGCGACGGCCATGCTCACGTTCATCGGTCTCGGCCTCTACGACGAACGATCGATCACCGTCGAGGGCCAGGAAGCCCTTCGGAACGCCGACCGCGCGTACGCCGAGTTCTACACCAGCAAACTGATCGGCACGTCGGTCGACGACCTCGAGGACTACCACGACGTGACGATCGAGGTCCGGGATCGCGCCGGCGTCGAACAGCACCCCGACGACGTTCTCGACGCGGCCGAAACGGAGGACGTGGCCTTTCTGACGGCCGGCGACACGATGATTTCGACGACCCACGTCGACCTTCGACTCCGGGCCCACGAGCGGGGCATCGACACGCGCGTGATCCACGGCGTGACGGCCCAGACGGCGACCAGTTCACTGACCGGACTCCAGAACTACCGCTTCGGGACGGCCACCACGCTACCGTTCCCCTACGCACACGGGGCCGACGGCCTCCCAGCGAGCGTGACGAACACGATCGACGAGAATCGGGCCGACGGGCTTCACACGGTCGTCTACCTGGATATAAAAGCCGATCGCGAGGACCGCGAAGAGTACATGACCGCCGACGTCGGGGCCGAGCTACTTGCCGCGGAGTACCCCGACCTCGTCGGCGTCGTCGTCGCCCGCGCGGGCAGCCCCGAACCGCTGGTCGAGGCCGGGACGATGACAGACCTCGCCGATCGCGAGTTCGGCGATCCGCTCCACCTGCTCGTGATCCCGGGCGAGTGTCACCTGCTGGAGGCCGACGCGCTCGTCGAACTCGCCGGTGCCGACCGGGACGCCCTCGACGTGGTCTGATCCGCGGCGGGACTGCTAGTGAGAAAGGAACTCCTCGAGACGGGCCATGAAATCCCCGGGCACCTCGACGTGTGGCGTGTGGCCGGTGTTGCCGAAGACGACTTCCTCGTACGCCCCGCCGCGATCGGCGTACTCCTCGAGGACCGCACGGGTCTGGTCGACCATCGGCTGTGGCGGGAAGACGTCCTCGCCGGGCCAGCCGGGGAGTTGCCCCATCCGGCCGAGCGTCCCGAGATCGAACATGGATTCGTTCGAGACGATCTGGTCGGAGTCGCCGCGAATCCAGCGGACGGCCGGTTTTTCGTCCTCGTCGATGTCCGTGATCTCGTCGAGCGTGCAGTACTTCGGCGAGACGGCGTTGTTCACCCCGGTATCGCCCGGCGCGACGCCCGGCCAGTGCTCGCTCTCGATCGCCGACCCCGGGTAGTTCTTCTCGCCGATGACCGTATCGAGCATCCCGGTCAGGTACGACTCCTCGCGATCGGGGTCGAACTCGTGGGTCGGATCGACGTAGTAGGTCCGCAGGATCTTCCGCGGCGAGGCCTCTCCGGACGGGTCGCGATCGCGCTCCGCGAGCGCCGAGACGAACTCGTCGTTGCCGATGCCGCCCCCCGACCCGGCGTAGTCGTCGAAACACGGCGTCCCCTCGACGTCTTTCGTCCCGCCGAACCCGTACGGCGAGACGGGGTTGACGAGCACGAGCGCGTCGACGGCCTCGGGGAAGTCGATCGCGTACCGCATCGCGACGCCACCCCCGTTCGACCAGCCGACGAGCGTCACCGACTCGTCGATCCTGAGGTCGGTGAGAAACGCCCGGAGATCGCCGGCGAAGTCGCCGAGACCGTTCGTCGCGTCGACCGGCTTCGTCTCCGAATCGCCGTACCCTCGCATATCGGGCGCAATCGCGCGGTAGGACTCGGGCAGGTCGACGAGCGTGTCCTCGAAGAACCGCGACGAGGAGACGTTCCCGTGCAAGAAGACGACAGGTGCCCCGTCCGAATCGCCCGCCTCGAGGACGTGCGTCTCGAGCCGATCGGTCTCGACGACGCGGGAGTCGACGCCGGCACAGGTGTCGTCTCGAGTCATGTGTGGGGGTATTACGGCGACCGGGATAGCTGTCGTGGTGCGTATCAGTTCGAGTATTCGAGCGGAGATCCCGCTCAACTTCAGGAAAATAGCCGTTTGAGTCTGGCGAACAGCCCGTTCGATCGATCGCCGCCACGGTTCGACGATGGTGATACCTCGACCGGATCGGCGGCGACGGAGTCAGTATCTTGGTCCGCGTCGGCGGTTCCCGCGGCCGCGTCGGCGGCTTCTCTGAGCGCCCGGTCGATAAGCCCTTCGGCGTCGTTGACGGCCTCTTTTACTGTCCCCTCGACGAGCGGTTTTCCCTCGAATCGGTCCCGCGTCACCGCGGTGTCGGCGGCGATGATGACGGCGTCGGCCGCCGCGATTGCCTCGCACGCGAGTTCGTTCTCCTGGCCCATGGCGCCTTGCACCTCGACGTCGATCTCGTGATCGTTCGCCGCTGCAACCCGTTCCAGGGACTCCGCTGCCATCTGACAGTGTGCGATCCCTGTCGGACAGGACGTGACTGCGACGAACTTCATATGGTATCGCTCCGCTACGTACTCACGAACCGTAGTCTTCGTGGTCACGTCGGTCGCTCGTTCGGCCCTCGGATCGACCCCGGCTGGATCCGGCAGCTCGTCCGCCGACGTGGTCTCAGGTTGCGGATTCCGCTTCGGGGGTCGAGAGGACCTCCTCGAGCGCGTCGAGCGCAGCTTCGGCGTCGTCCCCCTCGGCGACGATTCGAACGTCGGCGCCGCTCGCGACCCCGAGGCTCGTGACGGCGAGCACGCTCGCCACGTCCACCGCCTCGCCGTCGACGGGCGCGACCTGCACGTCCGCGTCGAACTGGGTCACGGTCTCGACGAACTTCGCAGCCGGGCGCGCGTGGAGTCCGTCCGCCGGACCCACGGTGACGATCCGCTCCATCACGTGATCGCCTCCACGAGGGTGTTCCGGACCTCCGCGGAAGACGCCGCGTCGTGCAGATCCGCACGCACCTCGTCGTGCATGAGCGCACGCGAAAGCGAACTGAGCACCGAGAGGTGGTCGTCGGTGCCGTCGGACGGGGCGAGCAGCATGAACAGCAGCCTCGCTGGTTCTCCGTCCATCGCGTCGACGTCGACGCCCTCGTTCGAGCGAGCGAACACGATCGTCGGCTGGCCAACGGCATCGGTCTTCGCGTGGAACAGACCGATCCCCTTTCCGATCCCGGCCGTCGACTCCGCTTCGCGGGCGAGCACCGCCTCGAGAGCGGCGCTGCGATCCGTTACCCGATCGGCCTCGACGGCGCGATCGAGGAGGTACTCGATACACGCGTCCTTGCTGGTCGGCGGTTCCTGGAGCGTGAGTAATTCCGGCACGAGTACGGCGTCGATATCGTCCATGAACGTAGTATAACGTTGGTAAGGTTTAGTTAGTCGCTCTTCCGTACGGTCTCGGTTGCGGCCGTGTTCTCGTCGTAGGCGGGTTTGAGGAACGTCACTATCGCGGCCGTGAGGGCCGTCCCGAGGGCGACACACGCCAGAAACAGGGTCCAGTTGTTCGCGAGAAATACGACGAGGACGCCGCCGTGGGGCGCGGGCATCCTGACCCCGAGCCACATCGCGGTGGCGGCTGCGGTCGCGCTCCCGATCACGATGCTCGGGACGACCCGAACGGGATCGGCAGTGGCGTAGGGGAGCACGCCCTCGGTGACGAACGACAGTCCCATCGGAACGGCGGCCCTGGCGGTTTCGGAGCGGTCCTCGGGGTACTTGTGCGGAGCGACGACGTTCGACAGGGCGAGTCCGAGCGGCGGCACCATCCCAGCGATCATCACCGCCGCCATCGGCGCGTATATCTGATGGGGGATCAGCGTCACACCGAAGACGTACGCGATCTTGTTGACGGGACCGCCGCTATCGATGGCCATCATCGCGCCCAGGATGGCACCGAGCGCTATCGCCTCGAAACCCACTACGTTTCGGGAGAAGGCGATGAGCCGCTCGTTCGCGAGTGCGAGCGGTGGCGCGAGCAGAAAGAGGACGACGGGTGCGCACAGACCGGTCACGACGACGGGGAGCAGGAGAACGGGAACGAGCGGTTCGACGGCGCCCGGCAGGTTGAGGCCGGCGAGACGGGCGGCGGCCGCTCCCGCGAGCAGACCGACACCGATCGCTCCGAGATAGCCCGCCCCCGTCTGTCCCGTCTCGATTCCGACGATTCGTCCCGCTTGCTCCACGACCGCCCCCTGCTGGACGAGCGCGGTGAGGACGAACCCCGGCGCGAGACCCGGTCGGTCGGCAATCCCGTAGGCGACGTACGCGCCTAGCACGGGGGCCACGAACGCGAGTCCCACGCGGCCGATTTCGGCGAGGAACCACGCGAGGGTTCCCGGCTGCTCGAGCGCACCCTCCCCGCCGACCGTGTGGGCCGCGGCCAAGAAGACGCCGCCGATGGTGACGAAAGGGATCATGAAACTCACGCCGGTCATGAGGTCTCGCCGAACCGACGCGAGGTGGGCGGAGAACGCAGTCGTGACGGTCATGGCTTCTCTGGCACCGGGTTACTTCGTGAAGAGGGGAACGTCAGTTGAGGCCGAGCGGAGGCCGGACATCTCGGGGACGGTCGTCCCTGGTACCGAAACGACCTCGGCGGCGACGGTCACGCCCATGCGGAGGGCGGCGGTTCCGGACTGACCCCGAACGAACGTCGAGAGAACGCCCGCGAGCAGGGCGTCGCCCGCGCCGACGGTGTCGACGACCTCGACGTTCCGCGAGTCCGCCCGATAGATCCCGTCGGGGGAGGCCAGCAACGCGCCGTCGTCGCCCAGCGACGCGACGACGTGCTCGAATCCTCCCTCGCGGAGCGATCGGGCCGCCTCTATACACTCCTCGACGGTGTGTACGGGCATTCCCGTCGCCGTCCCGAGTTCGCGACGGTTGGGCTTACAGGCGAAGTACTCGCTTCGAAGCCCCTTCAGCAGGTCCCCTTGGACGTCCACGACGGTCCGC
The nucleotide sequence above comes from Halosolutus halophilus. Encoded proteins:
- a CDS encoding ester cyclase; this encodes MSTEANKTLARRMQEDVWNEGDVDAIDDLLAEDFVQHSPWEPSELHGREAFKQQIGDFHAAFPDLHGTIDDVVAEGDTVANRFTMRATHQGEFMGVEPTGNEVELVGTIFARVEDGKIAERWVVDHVLGFLEQLGTVSER
- the dph5 gene encoding diphthine synthase; translated protein: MLTFIGLGLYDERSITVEGQEALRNADRAYAEFYTSKLIGTSVDDLEDYHDVTIEVRDRAGVEQHPDDVLDAAETEDVAFLTAGDTMISTTHVDLRLRAHERGIDTRVIHGVTAQTATSSLTGLQNYRFGTATTLPFPYAHGADGLPASVTNTIDENRADGLHTVVYLDIKADREDREEYMTADVGAELLAAEYPDLVGVVVARAGSPEPLVEAGTMTDLADREFGDPLHLLVIPGECHLLEADALVELAGADRDALDVV
- a CDS encoding alpha/beta hydrolase, whose translation is MTRDDTCAGVDSRVVETDRLETHVLEAGDSDGAPVVFLHGNVSSSRFFEDTLVDLPESYRAIAPDMRGYGDSETKPVDATNGLGDFAGDLRAFLTDLRIDESVTLVGWSNGGGVAMRYAIDFPEAVDALVLVNPVSPYGFGGTKDVEGTPCFDDYAGSGGGIGNDEFVSALAERDRDPSGEASPRKILRTYYVDPTHEFDPDREESYLTGMLDTVIGEKNYPGSAIESEHWPGVAPGDTGVNNAVSPKYCTLDEITDIDEDEKPAVRWIRGDSDQIVSNESMFDLGTLGRMGQLPGWPGEDVFPPQPMVDQTRAVLEEYADRGGAYEEVVFGNTGHTPHVEVPGDFMARLEEFLSH
- a CDS encoding PTS fructose transporter subunit IIB, with the translated sequence MKFVAVTSCPTGIAHCQMAAESLERVAAANDHEIDVEVQGAMGQENELACEAIAAADAVIIAADTAVTRDRFEGKPLVEGTVKEAVNDAEGLIDRALREAADAAAGTADADQDTDSVAADPVEVSPSSNRGGDRSNGLFARLKRLFS
- a CDS encoding HPr family phosphocarrier protein codes for the protein MERIVTVGPADGLHARPAAKFVETVTQFDADVQVAPVDGEAVDVASVLAVTSLGVASGADVRIVAEGDDAEAALDALEEVLSTPEAESAT
- a CDS encoding PTS sugar transporter subunit IIA — encoded protein: MDDIDAVLVPELLTLQEPPTSKDACIEYLLDRAVEADRVTDRSAALEAVLAREAESTAGIGKGIGLFHAKTDAVGQPTIVFARSNEGVDVDAMDGEPARLLFMLLAPSDGTDDHLSVLSSLSRALMHDEVRADLHDAASSAEVRNTLVEAIT
- a CDS encoding PTS fructose transporter subunit IIC, with the protein product MTVTTAFSAHLASVRRDLMTGVSFMIPFVTIGGVFLAAAHTVGGEGALEQPGTLAWFLAEIGRVGLAFVAPVLGAYVAYGIADRPGLAPGFVLTALVQQGAVVEQAGRIVGIETGQTGAGYLGAIGVGLLAGAAAARLAGLNLPGAVEPLVPVLLLPVVVTGLCAPVVLFLLAPPLALANERLIAFSRNVVGFEAIALGAILGAMMAIDSGGPVNKIAYVFGVTLIPHQIYAPMAAVMIAGMVPPLGLALSNVVAPHKYPEDRSETARAAVPMGLSFVTEGVLPYATADPVRVVPSIVIGSATAAATAMWLGVRMPAPHGGVLVVFLANNWTLFLACVALGTALTAAIVTFLKPAYDENTAATETVRKSD